Proteins encoded in a region of the Salmo trutta chromosome 34, fSalTru1.1, whole genome shotgun sequence genome:
- the hycc1 gene encoding hyccin isoform X1 has product MLAMDQGVVEEWLSEFKTLPDSAVSSYAASLKEKGSLVPALYKVIRENYSDLLEPVCHQLFEFYRSGEPRLQRFVLQFLPELLWSLLLAPSAARDPHTSGCIEALLLGIYNLEIVDKDGQSKVLSFTVPSLSKPSVYHEPSTIGSLALTEGALANHGLRRVVYSGPHLQRETFTAQNRFEVLTFLLLCYNAALSYMTSSSLQSLCQLSSRVCICGYPRQQLRRYKGISSRLTVTSEFLVQLITGIHYALCNGEMDLGSKALDDVLYRAQLELYPEALLVGNAIKSSQQCAALKSGASKEGARSIQVEITPTSSRISRNAVTSLSIRGHRWKRHDAVDLGSPDELMDISEVDEGVWPTGGSGPDSLTPPTITINNSVTPGVGGAKTGSRKWHLGGWSHKEKEACPPGGQTLGENLDLSIKRLTLTSSQSVPKGPSHSALSSLSRTASAVFSRSFEGNNTGGNRGNPEPGRYSCSGSLQEEELGYLSPTPNHNQRSPSISVHFRSDL; this is encoded by the exons ATGTTGGCTATGGACCAAGGAGTGGTGGAGGAGTGGCTGTCAGAGTTTaag ACCCTCCCTGACAGTGCAGTGTCCAGCTACGCAGCGTCTCTGAAGGAGAAAGGCTCCCTGGTCCCAGCGCTCTACAAAGTCATCAGGGAGAACTACAGTGAC TTGTTGGAGCCAGTGTGTCACCAGTTGTTTGAGTTCTATCGTAGCGGAGAGCCACGGCTGCAGCGGTTTGTTCTCCAGTTCCTCCCTGAGCTGCTCTGGTCCCTCCTCCTCGCTCCGTCTGCAGCCAGGGACCCACATACCTCCGGCTGTATAGAGGCCCTGCTACTGGGGATATATAatctg gAGATTGTAGATAAGGATGGACAGAGTAAAGTCCTTTCTTTcactgtcccctccctctccaaaCCCTCAGTCTACCATGAG CCCTCCACCATTGGCTCCCTGGCGTTGACGGAAGGGGCTCTAGCTAATCACGGGCTGCGTAGAGTGGTGTACAGCGggcctcacctacagagagaaacCTTCACGGCTCAGAACAG gttcgAGGTGCTGACCTTCCTGCTGCTGTGTTACAATGCAGCTCTCAGCTACATGACCTCCTCATCTCTGCAGTCCCTCTGCCAGCTCAGctccag GGTGTGTATCTGTGGTTACCCGCGGCAACAGCTAAGGAGGTATAAAGGCATCAGCTCTCGTCTGACCGTCACCTCTGAGTTCCTGGTCCAACTCATCACTGGGATACATTACGCACt GTGTAATGGGGAGATGGACCTGGGTTCCAAGGCGCTGGATGATGTTCTGTACCGAGCTCAGCTAGAACTGTACCCTGAAGCTCTACTG gtGGGTAATGCCATCAAGTCGTCCCAACAGTGTGCAGCGCTAAAGTCTGGCGCTAGTAAAGAAGGCGCTCGCAGCATTCAGGTGGAGATCACTCCTACTTCCTCTAG GATTTCACGGAATGCGGTCACGTCACTCTCTATCAGAGGACACCGCTGGAAACGACATG aCGCAGTGGATTTGGGTTCCCCGGACGAGTTGATGGATATCTCTGAAGTGGACGAAGGGGTGTGGCCTACAGGAGGGTCTGGCCCGGACTCACTGACTCCACCTACCATCACTATCAACAACAGCGTTACCCCTGGGGTGGGAGGGGCCAAGACAGGAAGCAGGAAGTGGCATCTAGGCGGATGGTCGCATAAGGAGAAGGAGGCTTGTCCTCCAGGGGGGCAGACCCTGGGCGAGAACCTGGATCTGTCAATCAAACGTCTGACGCTGACATCCAGCCAATCGGTGCCCAAGGGACCGAGCCATAGCGCACTGAGCAGCCTATCGCGTACGGCCAGCGCTGTGTTCTCCCGCTCCTTTGAGGGAAACAACACCGGGGGTAACCGTGGCAACCCAGAGCCTGGCCGCTATTCGTGCAGTGGCAGCCTGCAGGAGGAGGAGTTAGGCTATCTAAGCCCCACCCCCAACCACAACCAGCGCTCGCCCAGCATCAGCGTGCACTTTAGGAGCGACCTGTGA
- the tomm7 gene encoding mitochondrial import receptor subunit TOM7 homolog has translation MAKLSKETKQRLQTVFQAGQFVIRWGFIPTVLYLGFARGGDPGMPEPNILSLLWG, from the exons ATGGCGAAGCTCAGCAAAGAGACCAAGCAGCGGCTGCAGACGGTGTTTCAGGCCGGACAGTTCGTCATCCGCTGGGGTTTCATCCCCACGGTGCTCTATCTTG GTTTCGCACGAGGGGGGGATCCTGGTATGCCGGAGCCCAACATCCTGAG
- the hycc1 gene encoding hyccin isoform X2, giving the protein MLAMDQGVVEEWLSEFKTLPDSAVSSYAASLKEKGSLVPALYKVIRENYSDLLEPVCHQLFEFYRSGEPRLQRFVLQFLPELLWSLLLAPSAARDPHTSGCIEALLLGIYNLEIVDKDGQSKVLSFTVPSLSKPSVYHEPSTIGSLALTEGALANHGLRRVVYSGPHLQRETFTAQNRFEVLTFLLLCYNAALSYMTSSSLQSLCQLSSRVCICGYPRQQLRRYKGISSRLTVTSEFLVQLITGIHYALCNGEMDLGSKALDDVLYRAQLELYPEALLVGNAIKSSQQCAALKSGASKEGARSIQVEITPTSSRISRNAVTSLSIRGHRWKRHESQEVSVDGDPATPGGQGSSIPEISVTMPNGDSLRPRDPRPLTQSDPEPLGSASEVSPTHDPSPRGQEVRRQKSVRRLVDESSGPSSAGRAQY; this is encoded by the exons ATGTTGGCTATGGACCAAGGAGTGGTGGAGGAGTGGCTGTCAGAGTTTaag ACCCTCCCTGACAGTGCAGTGTCCAGCTACGCAGCGTCTCTGAAGGAGAAAGGCTCCCTGGTCCCAGCGCTCTACAAAGTCATCAGGGAGAACTACAGTGAC TTGTTGGAGCCAGTGTGTCACCAGTTGTTTGAGTTCTATCGTAGCGGAGAGCCACGGCTGCAGCGGTTTGTTCTCCAGTTCCTCCCTGAGCTGCTCTGGTCCCTCCTCCTCGCTCCGTCTGCAGCCAGGGACCCACATACCTCCGGCTGTATAGAGGCCCTGCTACTGGGGATATATAatctg gAGATTGTAGATAAGGATGGACAGAGTAAAGTCCTTTCTTTcactgtcccctccctctccaaaCCCTCAGTCTACCATGAG CCCTCCACCATTGGCTCCCTGGCGTTGACGGAAGGGGCTCTAGCTAATCACGGGCTGCGTAGAGTGGTGTACAGCGggcctcacctacagagagaaacCTTCACGGCTCAGAACAG gttcgAGGTGCTGACCTTCCTGCTGCTGTGTTACAATGCAGCTCTCAGCTACATGACCTCCTCATCTCTGCAGTCCCTCTGCCAGCTCAGctccag GGTGTGTATCTGTGGTTACCCGCGGCAACAGCTAAGGAGGTATAAAGGCATCAGCTCTCGTCTGACCGTCACCTCTGAGTTCCTGGTCCAACTCATCACTGGGATACATTACGCACt GTGTAATGGGGAGATGGACCTGGGTTCCAAGGCGCTGGATGATGTTCTGTACCGAGCTCAGCTAGAACTGTACCCTGAAGCTCTACTG gtGGGTAATGCCATCAAGTCGTCCCAACAGTGTGCAGCGCTAAAGTCTGGCGCTAGTAAAGAAGGCGCTCGCAGCATTCAGGTGGAGATCACTCCTACTTCCTCTAG GATTTCACGGAATGCGGTCACGTCACTCTCTATCAGAGGACACCGCTGGAAACGACATG AGTCCCAGGAGGTCAGTGTAGATGGTGACCCGGCGACCCCTGGAGGTCAAGGGTCATCCATCCCAGAGATCAGTGTGACGATGCCCAACGGAGACTCTCTACGACCCCGCGACCCCCGACCTTTAACCCAGTCCGATCCTGAGCCGCTGGGGTCAGCCTCAGAGGTCAGCCCCACCCACGACCCCAGTCCTAGGGGTCAGGAGGTCAGGAGGCAGAAGTCTGTGAGGCGATTGGTGGACGAGAGTTCTGGGCCCTCCTCCGCAGGAAGGGCCCAGTACTAA